From Dermacentor albipictus isolate Rhodes 1998 colony chromosome 8, USDA_Dalb.pri_finalv2, whole genome shotgun sequence:
cgttgccgcgccgaacgctgcgttgctcgacgctcaccgcgtccaatgcggggcgtccaaggcgaagcagagtaacacatgagttgtttcttcgtctagccgaaccaaatatagccaagcaacagcagttcaccaagctaaacagtggttcaacaactaaaataaaggctagtatgcttcgcatcctgggcttaaccttacctaagccacagccatttttttacgaaggaaactgcgaaactactagcaacgcttgtgggacgtgAAAGCAAATAAGCTGCACGTAAGATAACCACAATTAAGTTTCTAGCTTTCttcaacaaaatcacgccgaacagatttCCCATTCTGTCGTCTGGCACCCATTCTGGCACCCTTAACGTTATACTCGCTGGAAATGATCcttcaacctgtggtagatgcggggagaggctcaCCATCCCCTAcatcctcctggagtgtcgggaagccgaatctgaaagacaCACTTTTCCCTAGCATACCAGCAGTACATCCCTCTTCATGCTGTAATGTTTCTTTGTCCAGAACCGTTTTTTGATATCAACAGTCCTAGGTTTCCGGAAAGgagttgtcctacatgttattagccccatacattcgtagcgcttcctctcttcagaggttGCCGCTGCGATAGTAGtatcgtatagcacatgcctcaaggcccttgtgttttaagggctctggtgaggcagcagTGCTCTAGGCAATTTTCGCATGTGACATGTTTTGTATATTGTATCGTTTTTTTTCGCAATGCAATTTAACGTTCATAGTAAACGTCATTAGTCATCGTCATTTTCATATTACACGTAGATTTTGAGCACTTTACAAGGGCTATTTTAGGCCCCCTTACAGCCAcctcacatcaacttcatagaactcatcaCTCCACTGCGAAGTCATCAACattggcatggcgctctttggccatacgtGGCCCTTGCGCTGCTAAACAACCCACATTCATTAATTCTTAATCTCGCATTATCCGCTGCGCAGTGAACCTTGGTGGGAGGGTGGGGGGCGTATTTCCACAACCGTTACAACGAGCCTTACGTCCGTGTATCGGCGAAACATATAATGTACCTCTTAGGGGTGACGTCTCTACTGTACATTTCATTTATACTCCACGCCCCAGAGCACCTAAAGTCATTAGGCCTTGCTAAGGGCGCCCTCCTATAAATTCCCGTTCATCTTTTTTTTGTGTAGTCAGCGCATAGTGCCACTGTGCCACTCAGTGTCTTTTTGCTTCTTTGACGAATACGTCATGCCATTTCAATTCCCGCCCCTTCATTACCCAGCTGCATTCTCCCGAGCGCTGCAGACTTAACGGTCCGCCCACCCCTCCTCCCCAGAAGCGCCACTGTTAAGAGTGTATGTTCACAGGACATATAGCATGAACAGATAAATTGAACGACGTTGTAAAGGCCGCTGGATGTACAGTCGCAGAAGAGTCCCGTAGCACGTTCTTTCTTGACACTTCTATGACAGGGGACACTCCGACCATGGATAGCCGCAGCACCTCGGTTTCTCCACCGACGAGTCCCGAGCCTGTCAGAAGCCTGGCCGACATCGAGAGGGTGGGGCTCGCAAAACTCGGCCCCGGACCTCGTTTCTACTACAGCATGGGTGCCGACGAGAAGCAGACCTTGGCAGAGAACGTAAACGCCTTCAAGAGGTATATTTCTCGTGCACTCTCAGTACATTATTCATTTCTTTATTAATGCAAACAATGTCCTGTACACACGAAGTGATCTTGGCACTGCGCTTTAGCGCGCGGCGACAAGCGCGCTTTGAGGCTTGGCATGCCTGCAGCGATCGAAGAGATTGCGAGGTTCGCCATTTTTCACGCTAGTTGTTGGAGTCGGCCTATTCGCTCCTCATCGGCGGAAATAAATCAGCAGAAATGAGAAGTTTTTCCGCAGAAGAATTTCCTGTTCAAATCCGGAATTCCACCAGACCAAAATTTACGAGGCTGAGAGGTCACCTTGTCGTGTCAGACAAGCCACTTTGTTATTAGTTTTCCTTTTCATGGCGACGCGAGTGTTTTCAAAAGTGGAGCAACTGCCAACAAAAAGGGGCCCAATAGCGCGAAAGTTGACGGTGCATTTTACCACACCTGCGGCgtcgcaggtaaaaaaaaaatcgcgagcAACGATGCGACCACGTTAAACGGGGTTCCGTCATAATTTGTTTACGTTCACGTTAGTGTCAGCCGGGAATACGGTGCCTCAAGTCCTGACCAAGATCACTCGAGTCTACAGAAAGCCACTTGAAGGTCCGATAATGGGGCTCTGGCCTCTCCACCAGCTGCACGTGGGGTCTCGGCAACATTGGTTCTTCAGGGCACTCATTGCCAGTATGTATGCTGGACACAGGGTCACCTCGGTTCCAAATGGTAAATTTCCCCGCCTATGCAAGTCTGCAGTATAGTCCTTCAAATCTTGATCTAGGCATTGATTCGGACTACTTGGTCGGTCAGTAGTACAACTTAACCTCAATAGTGCAATTAAAGTTCCCAGTAGTTTCAAGACTGTTTTCAATGATTTGGCCGTCAATGGTGTTTTCGCGATGAAACTGAGGCAGCACGAAATGCTCGCTTCTTGCTTCCAGCTCTTTTCATCCCGCCAGCGTTGTCGCAGCGAGTGCTCGAGGTTATCGAGTGAGATGCCTTCATATGTCCCTGTGCttgcgtggcaccatgcttgtaaGACGTATCTGCCGGTTCGTGGAGAGACATCCCtctaacacccccccccccctccccattaaGAAGTGGAAAGGAAAAGTAGGCCATTTGCGCCCCCCCATCctacacacccacacccacacttCTGAAAGCGGGCACTGTCAGCTGCACATCGACAAATCTAAGAAAAGCGCGCATGCAAGGTTTTCTCTCAGAATTACGCCCACATAGGTACAGCTTCTTATCACTGTCCGCTGCTCGGGCAGCCAGGATTGTTGCCAGGATCGGGCAGCcgtcctcgcctcctccgtcttctccatcgcctccgccgcagtcctttcctcAAAAAAGATTTGTTTTTATAATTTACCGGTACTTAGTGTTGCTATTTCGCGATCTTATTGCGCGATTCAGTGACGTTTTGGTCTGTTTACAACAGAGTTTTCTATTTAGCAATAAGCGACTTTATTTAGTGACTTGATTGAACAACTGGCAACATTTAAACGACTTACAAGTTAGGTCGCTTGAGAAATAGCCTTCTAGCACGAAGTTTAATATTCGAAATGTACATGTAAGCGGCCGAAATCCACTGTATGATGCATAGGCTCCACGACCATGGTGAACCAACGGTTGCCTCCACATTGAGATTGTGCTTCAGAGCACCGTGGTCATCACAGAAAACATCATATCCAGTTTTTCTGGATACatctagcgccccaagcggccacGGCATGAAGCTAGTGCGTCTTCAATGGAACGAGTGTGTTTTCACGAAAAACTAAAGCTGAGGGTCCATTATTGCAAAAGGCAAGGGACGGACATGTTCTGCGAGACAATCCACACGACCCTAATGCAGTGATCACGATGTGGCACGCAAGAATTTGGTTCCCAGAGCGGTTAAAGCCAAAGAGGGTCCAAGAGGGAGAGCCCACTCGTAATAACGCCCCAGTAACCCCACCGTTAAGTAGCATTAGCAGCGcagcactcgcgccatctctgATAATGTGCTGTaaccacaccgaccgccgccGGCACTAAGCTAAGACGCGAGAGCTAAGACGCGGGAGCCATGTGGGGAAAACAGCAGAGGACGCTTGAGAGTCGAGCGTCCCCACAACGATCGCCTGGGACCATCTTTTGGACAAAAGTTCTCTCCACAAGGAGCACATTATTATCGGGTTGCTCTGCCGGTGAAGCTTTGTGGTTCGCCTACGCTCCGCCAAAGTATCATGGAAGACTTCTTAGGTCGTGCGGTGATATTTATGTATTCGTGATCAATCCAGGCTCCGCCTTCTGCCGCGGCTCCTGAGGGGCGTAGCGGACCGAAGCTTGGAGAGTGTGTTGCTGGAACAGCGCGTCTCTATGCCCATCGGCATAGCACCCACAGCTTTTCATAAGATGGCCCATCCCGACGGAGAAGCCGCCACTGCGAAAGGTGAGTATTCTAGACATGCCCGCATAAGTAAACGCTTTTGCCAGTGTGTTGGTGCTttgatattattacgatattatccgCGAGATGcccaagagacgagccgccgcgagaacgacgaagtgggcatgtgcccttggcacgagcgagtgtcggccAGGCTCTccggctccagtgtaaatagcctgtaaatagcctcctTCGTCTCTATCTTTCCATACGTAACAATACTAAAATTCCGGAAATGACTGTGATTCAGTTTTTCGTGGACGGCGGTAGACGTCCGTTATAGTGGAAGCCCCGGCCAGGATCAGCGAAGGAACCCTGATGCGGTGGGCTGAATGTGGCATCTGTTGTTGCTGCCACAACACATGGCTTCTGCGTTGCCTTCTTCTGGAGCAACATGTAGGCGATGGCTATGCTGCTACAGTCCCATATTGTAAGAGGACTGGCTGTAGAACTCTAGCAACATGCAGTCGAAATTGCCTAATTATCAGCTTTGCGAGAGCAACGAAGCTTTTTGGTGGGCTACTAAATTCCAAGCGAGCACTTCTTTTGTGCGTTTGCGCAAGCCAAGGTTTATTTGCGTCCGAAAATCATGTATGCAGCATTCGAATTACTGAGGGAATTTCATTTGAAAGCTGCGAATATTGGCCGAAATTTCTATTTCCCAGAGCTAATAAAAGCCTGTGGATTCCTCGCGTTGTGGGAAATCCCTTTAAGCGAAACTTTTATAGGTGTTTGCGAAGAATGCTGTTTTTGTTCAGCGACCATTTGGAAGTACAAATCACATTACAAATTTCGGTACAATTTCACACGGACCGCCTAGCCTGAAGATAAACTTGTGGCCCTCCATCACGCACCTTTTACGCGTGCCGACAAATGAATGACAACAATGAAATGGTGGTGACGGTATTAAGATGATAGCGATGACAATAACACGAGAACAACGGGATGACACCGGAAACGCGAGCACAGAACgacgacgacagtatgacgaTGATTGTTTGAAGACAATGCAATTACCACGATGACATGACGACACTGCTAATTAGGACAGAATGTAGATTCAATGGCCACGATGACATGACGACATTGCTataattaggaaagaatgtagattgaatgaccacgacggcattacgacgaCTGTAGGACAGCGACGAAATGCCGACGGTAGGACGATGACAGTATGGTGGTAATAGGATGCCGAATCTGATATGGTGGCGACCACATGACGACGATGAAACGGTGGCAACGCGACCACGAATGCATGTTGACGACTGCATGATGGTGGTGGAATGGCGACGATAGCATTATGACGATGGAGTGAAGGCGATCGAAATATGGTGATGTGTGACGATGGCTGTGTGATGACGAAACAACACAGTGACGAAGACAGACTAAAGACGATGAAACACTCGAAAAGAATTGAATTATAGGGTCTTACGCGCAAAGACCACGATTTCATTACGAGGCATGCTGTAATGGGGGGACTGCGGATCATTTAGTACCACCAGGGGATCCTTAACTTTTCCCCAATGCACGGGAGACAGTCATCTTTGCATTTTACCctcgtcgaaatgtggccgccgtggccggaactTGACCCAGCGACCTCGTGagtagcagcgcagcaccattgCTGTTAAGCTACCGCTGCGGGTCAAAGGGAAAGACAATCATAACGACAAGCACTAGGTGCTACAAAATATAATCGCGGCTACATAAATTATGGGTATTACAcgccaataccacgatctgattatgaagcacgcggttgtgggggactccggaatacttttgaccacctggggttcttaaacgtgcacctcaatctaagtttCGCATTTAACCCCCATCGAAAGGCTACCGCCAGGGCCAGGATTCGATAATCGCAACTACAATCATATCAACGCGCGACAATCAATTGATTACATAGCACATAACGAACGCTTTCTTTCAGATAGCATTGAATCGGCTAGATCCAACACCATTTTCGAAAGCGAAGATCATTGGACGGTAGCCACTCATTGCTTCCGCTGAAAGCAAATAGAGTGTTACTGCAGCAGAACtcatagttgggcgagttggtaagaattcatagtgaaatattACGTGGAATCACTGACAATGAATTTGCATAtttaaatactggttgaaccttcttaatctgtttttaatctgtttctgtttATACTGACCACTCTTGTAGCACATGCTCAGTGCTGACAGCTGGGGAATTTATGTTCTGTATCGCTCCgaaaataaacagttgtgagtaagtGCCCGTGTGTCCCctttcactgtgtccttgtcgattgggcgcgctaaatatttcactatgaagagCGTTGCTGGCGTACATAAAATCGGCAGGTCTCTGCGATAGTTTATAACTTGTGTtatttcctttccttatctctcttTTGGTCTCTATATATCCCCTTCGGCAGGATAGCCAATCGAAGGTGCGTATGGTCAATTTTTCTGCCTTTTTTATGTCcctcgcaggggcgtctgcgtcagcagatgtttggtgtgttgcaacaccacgGACCCAAGTACATGGGGGTCGTGCTCTCCCGCGTGTAAACGTGCTCGGCGTAGCAGTGTCCGGGAAAAAGGGGATTATTTTTATTAGCTCAGCGAAGAAATAGGCACTGCTGTACATCAATAGCACATCATGAATCCATCGAAGCTGCTaacgccgtggcagtggcagctgatagaatgtgaggCATTTTTATCGAAATCGCAAAACACGCACCAGATGCACACATTCAAATGCACTTCTGATAATTGAAATCAAAGTACCCTTGACCTGAATTTCCCACGGACGCATCGAAGTCAAATGCTGGCGTCTCCTATGCGGCAGTAGGTCGACTCTTCTCAGCATCCATTTTACTCCACCCCCAAACAAGCGTCTCTAGGGGAGAAGCTTATGCTGTATTATCGGTGGTGAAACACAGCGACAGAATTAGACTCCAACAGGCAGTAATATTTACCGACTCCTTAAGCATCGTTATGTCTGTAATATTGCCACAATAACATAATAACACCGCAATTGCCAACCAATATCCATTAATCTGGTGTGTTTATACATCTAAAAGGGTCGCAACATGCTGGGTGCCTGGGCTTAGAGGCCTCGAGGGTAATGTTCTTGCGGACAGTATTGCCACGTCTACAACAAAGAAAGCTAGCGCCTCTTCCGTAGCTATCTGTCACTAATATCAAGCCTTACCTATATGGAAGAAATCGAGGAGTTATTGGCAGAGTACGTGGGACAGCGAAATAAACTTCGTCATTAAGCCCAACCTAGGAAACTGACAGCCTGTAACAAAAATACGACGAACTGAGATCATGCTTTGCCGTCTCAAAATTCGCCACATTTATGCGACGCACTCTCACCCGTTGACTGGTAATGATGCTCctattcgtagagcatcctctcTCCAGAGACTGGTGCTGCGATAGCATTTTTGCAGAGTATGTACCGCTCAGACCTTGCGTTCAAGGGCTCTGTTGAGACACGAGTGCTACCGTCACCAACTCGTTTTACTAAATCATCCTTTCACAACAGACATTTATAGTCATAGAACACATCTGTAGTCATTGGGATTATTTTATTACTGATATATTTGACGCAAGCTACAGTGAGTGATTTTTAGGCCTCTTTAGAGCCATGCTACATGCACCATTCGCAGTTCATGTCTCTATTAACggcatagcgttaagggccctgtgtcgcGGAAAATCCAGCGTCGGCATCGCAGGCGACGACGTTGTCCGCATGAAAACAATTatcccgaaccacgcatcccGATTCACGCAGGCTCTCTGCACGGTGCAGacgcgttactgaactaattgaatttctcagtcAAATGTGcaagaaaattcgtaaagtacggattacacatttatttatttatttatttatttatttatttatttatttatttatttatttatttatttcaagtacctgcagcgcccgaaggcattattgcagggggggaatatacagtgtacataagctcgacaaaatacagaactggtcaaacaaaaataacacaacaaTAGAAAAAATTCACGCCACTATATGCTCAGCAGAAATGCTCTGAATGATGCTTCAGTGTGACAATCACATTCAAACAGTGTGACAATCACCTCCAAACATCATAGCGTCGGATTAATTTTAATATGAGAAAACCTAGTTTTGTTACGCGGAAATTCAAAGAAAGACGCCTTTCCTCTTGCCGCTTGAGATCGCTCTTAGTAGGAGCGGCACGCCCTGCTAGGTTCCTTGCAACGCcatccagctggcgctcgcctccacacATCCCCGGCAGCGGCGGAGccctccggggggggggggcgacaaaaagagaaccagaaagctcaccttgtTGCATAGCGTTCACTATCAGCGTCTCCAGAAAAACATTATGGTTACGTAAGCTGCAATTGCAGGGAAGCGTGCGAAGCAGTCagatctttgaatgttatcgcgttccactattaAAGGTGAAGATTAAGCGTCCTCCCATTTCTATTAATGGTTCATCGAAAACTCACCACCACGTGCATGGTGCTCTTTGACCGTATCTAACCCTTGCGCCTTAAGATCCCATACAGCGTCATCATGCCTTTTTACTCtctagtctctctctctctctattgcgtATACATATGTTCCGATCTGTGCGTTGCATCTCCACGCATTTTTAGCAAGCGCCATTTGTTTGGGGTACCGGACCTCCCCTTTGAGGCGGAGAGACGACCGTGCATGCTGTTGCCAGGTGGTGCAATGCATGCGCAACGTGAGGTCATCTCCCTCTGTCCCCTCCCGTCTCATCGCGTCTCCCTGCGTAACGGCACCTTCACCCTCTCCACCAGTAGCCAACGATGCGCCTGCGATGGCCAGCTTGGCTCTGTAACGTgcaaagttgggctagttggtgatgaaTCCTCATACCTtactggtgaagcagcgcactgacacagcagcgagtgtcgtcttttcgtGTGTGTcctcactgtgtccgtgtcagtgcgcttgCTTCACCAGTAAGATAGCTTGCCTCTGCTTTCCACTGCTGCGGGCGAAGTAGTGTGGCCAAGCGTTTCTAGATGGCGCCGCCGCTTTGCAACCGagtgtttaacctaggtaggacattaggcattataatagcaagagcttggtggcgtaagccaccaccccgttccaaaggggtggctcataacatccgtccgcccgtccatccatccgtccgtccgtccatgcatccatgcatgcatccgtccgtccgtccgtccatccattccattccattccattccattcatccatccatccatccatccaagcgtCGCCTTAATAATGCGGGAAGAGCGCTAAATATTTTGAGGCAGAGCTTAATATGAAAACTAGAACAGCAGATTGGCAATGTTCAGCAGTGTCGTTAAAGCGATGTCTACTTGCCACGCTGCGGTCCCGGATTCGATTCCCAGTCGAAACATTGTCTTTCgcggtttattttttctttcacatttttgGACAGTTCCTCAGGCGTCGCGGGAAAATTTTTGGCACTTAGATTTGATGATGGGAAATGGCAGCAAGCAGCGCGTCCTCGCGCGTTAGGCCAAGGTGTTAATCAACTCCAGCGAATGCGCGCAGCTGCTGTTACATCAAAACACGGCTCATACGCCACGTAGCTGCATTCGCTGGAGTTGAGCACGAGTACgggatctttctgggtgaaggaaACTGGTCCATAAACCCACagatgttacctgaaggcatcaatgttgccataTTCGAGAGCCTTGtaatgtaataaacgagaaaaaagaaaagtgaggggcccgattttcaatTTTTATTTGCTGCCCTACTCCCTTTGAGTTCACGTCACTCTGTTAATTTACGCGTTTGAATCCATGTCGGCGTGTCTCGCCACTAGAGGAAGAGCTATAATGCCTCCGTGTAGACACTGGTGTGCGTCATCCAGGATGTTCTAATGATTTCATTGCACCTTCGCAGCTGCGGAAGCGGCGGGGACGGTGATGATCGTCAGCATCTCGAGCACCACTTCCCTGGAGGACGTCAGGGAGGCCGCGCCCAACGCCATTCTTTGGTTTCAGGTTCGTCGAGAACAACGCTTAATTGCTGTCTCCCGCAAGCAGTGAGCGAGAAGGTTGGCTGTGCGTGCCATCGCAGAGGGGTTAGAAACCGTGTCAGAAAGCTTCAGAGAGCGCGAACGCGGGCGACTTTGCGCAAGCTTAAGTAGTAGCGGCCACCACACTGCGCATAATCTGTACCCTGACTTGGCTCAATGGGACCTCCGCGGCCTCGATAGAACCCACAGCTTTGAGCTCTGCAGCGCAGTCTAACGACCGTGGTCAGGTGGCTCCACAGCTTGCCGTGGGATGCTATGCGGCATCTCTTAGGGAAAGTGGTTCCCGTCTACTTGGCAGTGTAGGGGCGGGCCTGTAAAACCAAACGTGAGCAAAAATACATCCTCGATTGTAAACGCTTTTGTTTTTTGCTGAGCTGGAAGGTCAAATGAAGAGTAGGTTGCAAAACAAACGCGCGTTTGATTTACAACGGGCCTTCCCAGCCTCCTAGTTTTCTTATCAAACGACGGTACGGACACGACAGCAGACAAAAGAAGAGCGAGGAAACGATTACATatgcaggaaaatgaaaaaagagaaaacgaaaaCGCCGATATTGGTCTGATTTAGCTTCCTAAATCACACTGGTCTCGGTGCTCACGACGCTATCGCTTACACGCCAGCCATGTCAATTGATTTTGAGATTGCGATACATTTAGCTTCATCGGCGTAAAGTAACAAACTTCGAACGGTCGCTTTAACTTGATGAGACATCTCGATAATATTTGTTCTATTGCCCGCAAGAAATTAAATTTGAATCACAAATTAGGCGGCTCCCTCTACTTCGATAAGGCTGACGATTAATGAAACAATCATCAGACTTTCTCTTAAGCATAGTAGTGCTATTTCGGAACTATTTACTGTAGCGAATACCGAAAAAAAATCAGCATTTAGCAGCACGCTATATCTTCACTTGCTTCACACGACACGACTCACAGACGGCTATGCTGCAGACTAACTAACTCGAATATCCTgccgaaagaagaaaaaactgctCATCTAAATTTCTTGCCCACGTTGCAGTTTGAGAAGCTTGGAATTCAGCCATGGGATTACATAGCCAAATATACCGCTTGAGCATCGCACCACAATGATAGCCATCGCATGCAACCTGTGCTTGCAATACTTAGCTTACCCAAATATTCATTCTCCCCGCGAACAATTACAGCAGGACGCCTCTACAGCGAAAGGACGTGTATAACGAAGGTCTGATTATGTCTCGGCCGAATTGCTGTTTCTCACATGTGTTGTAAATGCCTGTTTAACGAAGACCAGAACAACTAATTTCCCTACACAACGAAGAAACTTAGGCGCCCCTGACAGCTAATTTGTTGCTTGACAATGAGCGCTACGTAGCGGTGTCGCCGCTGCCCTCAGCAGCGCTTCAGCGCATGTGCGTTTAAAGGCTTCCTAGCGTTAGCGGCGCGCTTGACGGTCGTGCCTGTGTCATTAGTGCTCCTGCTGCACAGCTCCAGAAATGGCTATTCCGAACGCTGCATATCGTAACGAATGGGCGCATGTGATGGCGACTAATCTGTCGCAGTTCATGACGACATGATGGTGCAATCAAAACTGATGATTCATGGCCGATGGCGCCTTCAGTGTAATCTATAGGACCGAAAGGACGTGAATGTCAGCGAAGGCAACGGCGATGATTATTGTGCAAACGAATCAAGCATTTTGATGGCCAGAGAGGCGATAGCGACATTCGACAATATGCGGCTTTAGTTTGCGTATAGTTCATGTGTTTCGCAGCGGAGAATGGTGGGGACCCCTGCGCAGTATCACATTCGGCCCGAGACAGTGTGCGTATAGAACGCAGCAACCTATTTGACTAAGACTTTCTTGAATTAATGCATCGTAAATGCTTTATTTTGTTGAATGTAGGCATATCATGCTTTATAATGAGCGTTACAGTGCGCGACTTTACATAACAAATGATTTCGAAGGTCCTAAGAACTTCGTTGTAAAGGCCCTTGACTGCACAAACTGGAATTCAATACACCGAACTTCACCGCCATTAAATACCATTGTAAAATTGTTTGCTGTTTTATACTGAATATATTTAGGTACAATCCTCTCCTGCTTGGACCCGTTGTCCGCATTATTGCAGGACATCAAATAATTACTAAAGCCTTTCATCAGTTCAGCAATCTACAAAGAGGTTCATATCAGTGCGCTTGTGTATCGAGACGTTAATGAATATCTTAGAGCTGCAGGGCAACACGGGTTTGCCCTTTGAGACCTGTGATAGCCACCGTCGAGACCTTATGGAAGACAATTAGGCCATAATGTTGATCGACATTTCGCCACCATGCCAATGCATCTTATGTGCTAACCTTGCCACTTCAACGTAGTCGTAGAAGCCGTTGTGAGAAAAGTGTTGCTCAGTTTTACTCCTCTTGACATTTTCTGCAGCTCTGCATTCTTCGAGACCGTGCAATAACGCAGCGACTTGTAGGGCGGGCAGAGCGCGCTGGCTACAGCGCCATCGTCTACACGGCAGACATACCGGTGGGTGGCTCAAACACCGCGACGTTTGGAAACTTCCTCAACGATCACTCAAAGGAGCTCAGGTAATCTAGTAACGTATTCTGCCAAATTATTTCTTGTATTTCCTTATACGGTCTTCAAGGCGCGTGATGCGAAGGTGCTCGAATATAGGAGAACTGCTAGAGTGAATTATTGCATGGAAAATTGACATAGACCGACGGCCAACGAAGACAACCAGTGATCACGTTTCGCGTGTCGTCCCTTATCT
This genomic window contains:
- the LOC135914515 gene encoding 2-Hydroxyacid oxidase 1-like isoform X2 — translated: MDSRSTSVSPPTSPEPVRSLADIERVGLAKLGPGPRFYYSMGADEKQTLAENVNAFKRLRLLPRLLRGVADRSLESVLLEQRVSMPIGIAPTAFHKMAHPDGEAATAKAAEAAGTVMIVSISSTTSLEDVREAAPNAILWFQLCILRDRAITQRLVGRAERAGYSAIVYTADIPVGGSNTATFGNFLNDHSKELRFANFRDEDVAPSGGRFPSHEVMNPETTWADVAWLKSLTKLPLVVKGILTAEAAIQAVEHGASAIMVSNHGGRQLDCVPATIDVLPDTVRAVGHRCQVYVDGGIRLGTDVIKALALGAQAVFIGRPVLYGLAYNVAVL
- the LOC135914515 gene encoding 2-Hydroxyacid oxidase 1-like isoform X1, with product MDSRSTSVSPPTSPEPVRSLADIERVGLAKLGPGPRFYYSMGADEKQTLAENVNAFKRLRLLPRLLRGVADRSLESVLLEQRVSMPIGIAPTAFHKMAHPDGEAATAKAAEAAGTVMIVSISSTTSLEDVREAAPNAILWFQLCILRDRAITQRLVGRAERAGYSAIVYTADIPVGGSNTATFGNFLNDHSKELRFANFRDEDVAPSGGRFPSHEVMNPETTWADVAWLKSLTKLPLVVKGILTAEAAIQAVEHGASAIMVSNHGGRQLDCVPATIDVLPDTVRAVGHRCQVYVDGGIRLGTDVIKALALGAQAVFIGRPVLYGLAYNGEQGAFKVLEILRAETDRAMALMGCRSVSELHPGMVVRLERLAKL